The genomic DNA TGCCGAGCGCTTCCGAATCCTCGAATGCCTGGCTCGTGCCTTGGCCAATGTCGGGAGTCATGGCGTGAGCCGCGTCCCCGACAAGCACGACTCCGCCATCGCCCCATGTAGGCAGTTCGGGGACTGTCCAGACGGGGTAGatgaagggtgccgaggcTTTCTGCAGCACTCCCCGGACGTTTTCTTCCTCCCAATCCCCATACATGTCCTGGAGCATCGCGGACACAAACTCTCGAGGGACCTCCTTACGGCTGGGCGGCTCGTCCGTATCGTATAGAGACCACCACGTAAGTGAGTCGTCCTCTGTGGGACGGTAAGCACTGTAACCCATGGATGCGTTATCGCCCATGACAATGACCACCGATTTGGTGCTGGCCACCTCCTCCGGAATGCGCATGGGAATGAACCCCCAGATTCCACACCGTTTCCTGGTTTGAAGTATATGTTAGCAAATTTCCTTTTTCTCCCATCTAGTAAGTAGTGACTTTGTACAAGGCGAGAAGCAAGACTCTATGATGAAGGCGATTTGACGCTCGAGAGACCTGGCCCAAAAAGTCCAACTTACGAAAACACTGCGGCAACATCCACGCTGTGATCACTGAAGAGGTGCTTCCGTACGGTGCTGTGCACGCCGTCTGCTCCAATAACCAGATCAAAGTCCGCCGAACTGCCGTCTGCGAATGAGATCACCGGCTTCGTGTTGCCCGACTGGCCCCTCTTCGTGATTTTAGCAACCTTCCGGATCACGACATGGTCGTCAGGTATCGCCTCCCTGAGGGTGCGCCACGCCGCCTGCCTGGCCATCATCATGGTCACGTCGCCCCCTCGCCGGGTTCTCCGCTTCACGGTCAGGTCCCAGCCAGTCGAGCTCCTCAGCCTGACCGTCCCATAGGCGTATCCGCGCTCTTGAATGGCTGCATGAACGGCAGGGTCGAGGTTGTGCAGGGTGCGCATTCCGTTCGCGGGGATTCCGATACAACCGCCCTGTGGTGCAGCCACATCGGCGGTGTCGAGGTTCTCGGATGGTTTAACATCTTGGTCGGGCGGAGGCGTGCGTGATTCGTAAATGGTGACATGGTGGTCACCTGGAAGGAATTTCCGCAGCGCCAGGTAAGTTGACATGCCCGCGAGGCCACATCCTACGATGGCGATCTTCATGGCGAACGAGGGGGAGCTTACTTCATCGAAGGGGAACGAACCAAATGTTAACACGAAGACTAAACCAAACCTCAAATTGGACTGCGACGCTGCTCGATCAAGACTCTTAAATCTAGTGAACTCGTTCAAAGTCGACCTTTTTTGAAACAGGCCGCCAAGCACGGAGTTGTCGAGAGATgcgaggccgagctgcaAGGGATGTCGCCATTCAGGAGAACTTCGGCACCGGAGGGATGCGAGGAAGCATTTACGGATGATCGGTGGCCGATGGAGCGCGAGTAAATTGCTTTGCGGCACCCACGACGTAATGAATCGTCGGTAGGGTTAGTGCTACTTACCTAACAAAACGGAGAGGGCAACTGTCGCTGTAGAGTTTGAACTGCCGGAAGTCAAAATGACCCGAGGAATGCACACCCCGCGCGGTATGTTGCCGGCGGGATGGTCATGAAGTGGGAAACAGTGCCAACCTGTTGATAGGCGGCCCAGCAGTCAGTCGGTTGCGTCCCGTGTTCCCCGATTGGCGTCTAGGCCCGCCAGTTTGAAAACCCCAAGAGTTCCCTGTCCCCAGGCTCTTACCCAACCTTTGTGAGAGACGCCTGGAAACCTTGACGATATCCTTATACGACGAGGTGACGACGGGGCCGCTGGGGCTCCCAGGCCCGGGTATCGATGATCTAGGAGGCAGCAGGCCGCTGTAGGCTGGTCCAGCAGCGGGcgggaagaaggccgagatggcTGGCCCCGAGATCGGCCGGGGTtcgaagccgccgaggaccgTCTCGCACCGGACTCGGATCCGTCTGCTGCCGGGTCGTCGCGCTTCGGGATCCTGTGAAAGATGCCGGACGCAACATCCCTGCTTCGGAGAGGCATGAAAGAGACGGGTCTTGCCTCGACTTGTGCAGAGCGCAACGATGCTTTGCGTGGCATGTAATTACGCCATCTCAAAGCGATTTACGAGAGGAGCTCCGAGTTTCGGAGCCCGCAGCCCAACTGAATGAAGGCTGGCTTTAATCGGCCGTTCAATCTTCCGCTGGTTCATTTATCAGAAATGGTTATCTTCTCTTTTCCTGTCtacttcttttttttccctcttcatTTTCGGCCTACGTGGTAAGAAGAATGTCGGGTCTTGAGAGGCCCGCCGAATGATCACAGCATTGCAATGCAAAGCAGAGCTTCACCCTGGCATCCCTCAGCCAGCCAAGCCATCCCATGAGCGAGCTCTGTTGGATCTTTTGACCATGAAGCGCCGAGCTGCTCCTAGTTTTCAGGCAAGACAATTCATTTACTGTCCAACAAGACCGAAGACCGGCCCAACCAACACGTTGGCCGCATGTCGAGTGACCCTGGAAGTAGAAaatgccctccttgcccagTGCACGAGGTTGGTTCTGCCCCTAGACGATGCCCAGCTACAGGGGGGATGGACAGGCCCTTGACTCTCCAAGTCGGATTGTCATGATGGCCTCGCATTGTGAGGTTCTGGCGGCCGCTTCCATGGCCTCAAAGTGCAAGGCCGCACCAACGCAAGGCAGACTTTTGACGCGCTCTATCTTACACGACCAACAGATGGCTGCGTTGATCCGGCCAACATGCGGCCAGCCCCAAAATCGAAGAATGGGGCAGTGCTTCTGGGTCTGTTCCGGCGTCGACACCATGCGCCGCAGGATGCCTCCTGTTCATTCAACCGGCTGCATGTTGTGCGACCCAACGACTGGTTTGCCCCGCGGTTTTGGGGTCTTCGAGGCTGCGCGTGCCTTGTGATGGATTTACTGCGGTTTAAAAAGGCAGCAGGCTTCCAgtctttccccccttccttcaTTCTAGACATCATCCGGATCCCTTGGATGACCTCGGAAGTCATCACGTTATCTGTGTGCGCAACCTCCACGAGCCGAAAATGACACACGCAACCGAGCCTCAGTCGCCATCGCTGGAGGATAGATGGAGGCTCTGCAAGACGCAGGACGACCGAAAGGCCTCCCTTATTGCAGTAAGCCGGCGATTTCGACTTGTACCCCATCCATTCCGTCTCCTGACCAAGACTGCCTGCCCGTAGGACTTGTTCAACCACATCGGCGAAATCACAGGCAAACTATCAGAAGTTGAGCTGGAACTcaaagagaagaagatcaTTGTCAAGTCTATGTGGGACACTATAAATGACAGCAAGGAGCGGGTTGCTCAGTTGCAGACTGAAAAGGTTAGGACGATTCCCCAGTCGCCGCACATCCTTCCTTGATGCTTCAGACGCTGACAGGACAAGGATAAACACTGCTTTGCCCTGGTCCTTGTTGACGGTGATTGCATGCCAGTAAGTCGTACTTATCTGTACCCGTAACCCGACTACCAACCCTCGCTCATCGTTTTGCAGTTCTTGGACGACCTCGTTCAACAAGGCTTGGAAGGGGGCAAGAAAGCATCCAGCTTTCtcgagcaggccgtggcCTCGGAGCTGAAATCCGTTGATCAGTCTCTGCCCCATCACCTGCGAGTTGTCGTCCGCGTGTTCGCCAACCTCAAGGGTCTCGCGATGACGTACACGGAAATGGGTACGATCCGTGACCCCGATGTCCTCCACGAATTTGTGCGGGGCTTCAACATGACCAACGCCATGTGCGACTTTGTGGACGCGGGAAACGGTAAAGAGTGCGCCGATGAAAAGTTGAAAGGTGACTCCAGATTCCATCAGAATCCAAAGTACCCAAGGCTTCAACGCTAACTGATACCTGACAGCAAACTTCAAGTTCAGTGTCGACGACGTGCATTGCCGGCATATCTTGTTTGGCGCGTCCGCCGACAGCGGCTACGTGCGCCTGTTGGGGTCTTACctcgagaccgaggaggTTCGGAAGAAGGTCATCCTCATCGAGGGACCCCCTTTCGCTCAagagctggccgagatcaGGCACCGGTTCCGTATCGCCTCCTTCAACAAGGTCTTTAGACGGCAGAAGCTCGTCAACTTCAAGCGCAAGGTATCCGGGTACTACGTGACGCCTCCCCCAACCCCATCGTCAGACTACGCGTCAGCAGCCGCAAagcccgcctcgtcgtctgcgCCGGCTCACATGCCGCGTCGATCTTCCGCCTCGGCGAACGCAGTGTCGTCTGTTCTCGGGGAGATCGTTCGGAACAAGGCCGGAAAGCGCGTCGATCCCCCAGTCAGCTACGCGCTGCAGGACTTCAACATGATGAAGCACCGCAAGTTGTGCAACAGCTTCCACCTCACGGGCAGGTGTTACTACAAGGAGACGTGGGGGAGGTGCTCCCACGACCACGAGCAGTCGCCGACCCATAAGGAGTTGCAGGCTCTTGTGGCCGTTGCCCGCCAGTCGTACTGCCATTCCGGTTTGGACTGCAATGACCCCAACTGCGTGTTTGGTCATCAGTGCCCTCGGGAGGACTGCAACGGTGCGAGCTGTCGGTACAAGTTTCCCCTGGAGCTGCACAACATTGACAAGAAGATTGTCCGCTGAGTTGTGATCTCTGGTCTGTTGAGTTGTTGGACAAGAGTACTGACTTGTCTTGGGTGCTTGGTGGTGTTTTAGTGGTAGTTACTTGTTTGAATGGCTCGCAAAGTGTGAACATGTGAAGCAAatctctctctatctctctctctcataagaaaaaaaaaagctaCGGAAGTCAGATCCCATTTTCCTGTGACATGAACATACGATGAGCTCCCAGAGACACTAATGATCAGTAGGATCCGGGCTGGAATTGAGGGAATCTCAGGCCCCTACGCAAGCCTTAGTAAGATATTGATACTTGCGCATCATGACTTGTCCTTGCAACTAATCATCAGACGGGGTGGCAGTTTTCAAAAGCACGGTTATTATCCAATCTCTAACCTTTTTGCCTGATGCCATATGCTTAATGTTTACGTTGGTGCTTTGATCTACTCATCATACCTCGTTACGCGGTGAGTTGGTTACAGTTTCGGGGAGACCCCGTGTATCAAGAGCAAACGTCATTGATATCCGCTGCGTCCATTTCCACCCAGGCATAAAAAACGAGGCTGAAAGGGAAAATATATCAATCCATTTCTAGGAGAGTCGCGTCGCGAGTCCACTGAGGCACACCGGCCGGCTTGACCATGCCTCAAATGGAAGCTGGTCGTGGAACAACGAGATCAACAAGGATCCAGGCCCTCTCACATTGCCCCATTTCGGACCCAGCGTCCAACCAACAGAGGGCAGACTAGTCCGTTCATGGGATGATGCAGGATGATTCATAACGGGGTCGAGTGGTTCCTCGCCGAACCCAAATTCGGCCATTGCTCGTCTGGTATCTGCAAAGTGAAATTTGATAAAGTCAACAGATACTTTGGCTTTTGAGACATCTAATCATCATGTGGCAAGCTCTCAgctctttctttttccaaACACCGTTGCTACAAACACCGTAGAGATTGGAACAGGCACAATGTCGACAAGCAAAGACTCCACAGGTGCGCCGGCACTCAAGCATGTCGATATCGTCCGAAGACTGTTCCCTGAAACGCCGCCAACGAGCCCTGTCACGTCAAAACTCTCGATAATCGATGCTACGGTCGGCCGTTTCTCGCCCACGGCAGCCATATGGCTTTATGACAAGCCGACGGAGGCGGAAATCCCGCATCACAGACTCTTCGACACGTTAACTCAGGCACTCGGCCGAACCCTGAACGACTACCCGCACTTCGCCGGCCAGATCCAATGGGCCTCGGAGAGCATGgtcaaggacgacgatgtcCCGCGACACCTCGGTCGACCAGTAGTTGTCCACGGCGCGCCAACGGACCCCGGAGTTGAGGTGGTCATCGCCAGCCACGACAtgcgcctcgacgaggtcgtcccTGGCCGAGATGAAAGAGCAACGCGGCTGAAGGAATGGAACGCCTCGGACTTCAGACAGGCCGACTTCCTACCGGACACCAAGACCGCGTTATCGTCCTTGAACGCCTTGGAGGGCCtgccggccgtggccgtcCAGCTCACCGCGTTCAGATGCGGAGGCTTCGGCGTCAGCGCAAAGATGGCGCATCCcctggccgacgccgtcacgcTGACGACCTTCATGCACTCCTGGGCTGCGCGGTCGCGAATCCTCTTCGGCAACGGGTACGCGGCGGGCGATCTCGACGTCCTCAAGCCGGTTTTCAACCCGGCACAGCTGGACCAAGTCGCCGGACTGCGTCCCGGAAGCCCGCCCGACCCGGATAGAGTTGCAAAGGCCCGATCACTGCCCATGCACCGCTTCGACTGGTGGGCAGAGGACGCGCCGGGCTACCCCCAAGCCGTCAAGCCCGCCACgctggcgacgatgccgccgcccgacgAGCTGGCGACTACGAAGCTCAGCCCGTCTACGTTTCCGCCGTGGCCGACGTGGGACATGGCAGCGGCAGTGGACCACGTCCAGATCCGCTTCGCCGCGGACGAGCTGGCGCGGATGAGAGAGGCTGCTCAGGCGAGTCTGCCCGACGATCTCAAA from Colletotrichum higginsianum IMI 349063 chromosome 3, whole genome shotgun sequence includes the following:
- a CDS encoding Transferase, whose protein sequence is MSTSKDSTGAPALKHVDIVRRLFPETPPTSPVTSKLSIIDATVGRFSPTAAIWLYDKPTEAEIPHHRLFDTLTQALGRTLNDYPHFAGQIQWASESMVKDDDVPRHLGRPVVVHGAPTDPGVEVVIASHDMRLDEVVPGRDERATRLKEWNASDFRQADFLPDTKTALSSLNALEGLPAVAVQLTAFRCGGFGVSAKMAHPLADAVTLTTFMHSWAARSRILFGNGYAAGDLDVLKPVFNPAQLDQVAGLRPGSPPDPDRVAKARSLPMHRFDWWAEDAPGYPQAVKPATLATMPPPDELATTKLSPSTFPPWPTWDMAAAVDHVQIRFAADELARMREAAQASLPDDLKSLRISRLDAALAHIWTLMNRARGFQGDRESVYVNITLGLRNRVSPPLPDTFVGSPLLLGYVEKTADEGASRQLGPVAGAIRQMMSRFTPDAVAAYIHDAAHEVSPQRLWQGFPGTRHTIVTSWVRARTYELDFLGSGGLARYVQGVMPKIDGLVQIMDVADTGDFDVSVCMQRDAMGRLLKDSFLRQYEK
- a CDS encoding CCCH zinc finger DNA binding protein, with the protein product MTHATEPQSPSLEDRWRLCKTQDDRKASLIADLFNHIGEITGKLSEVELELKEKKIIVKSMWDTINDSKERVAQLQTEKDKDKHCFALVLVDGDCMPFLDDLVQQGLEGGKKASSFLEQAVASELKSVDQSLPHHLRVVVRVFANLKGLAMTYTEMGTIRDPDVLHEFVRGFNMTNAMCDFVDAGNGKECADEKLKANFKFSVDDVHCRHILFGASADSGYVRLLGSYLETEEVRKKVILIEGPPFAQELAEIRHRFRIASFNKVFRRQKLVNFKRKVSGYYVTPPPTPSSDYASAAAKPASSSAPAHMPRRSSASANAVSSVLGEIVRNKAGKRVDPPVSYALQDFNMMKHRKLCNSFHLTGRCYYKETWGRCSHDHEQSPTHKELQALVAVARQSYCHSGLDCNDPNCVFGHQCPREDCNGASCRYKFPLELHNIDKKIVR
- a CDS encoding Extracellular salicylate hydroxylase/monooxygenase → MKIAIVGCGLAGMSTYLALRKFLPGDHHVTIYESRTPPPDQDVKPSENLDTADVAAPQGGCIGIPANGMRTLHNLDPAVHAAIQERGYAYGTVRLRSSTGWDLTVKRRTRRGGDVTMMMARQAAWRTLREAIPDDHVVIRKVAKITKRGQSGNTKPVISFADGSSADFDLVIGADGVHSTVRKHLFSDHSVDVAAVFSKRCGIWGFIPMRIPEEVASTKSVVIVMGDNASMGYSAYRPTEDDSLTWWSLYDTDEPPSRKEVPREFVSAMLQDMYGDWEEENVRGVLQKASAPFIYPVWTVPELPTWGDGGVVLVGDAAHAMTPDIGQGTSQAFEDSEALGMLLGRALQEGGIAQDAAVDLAVRGLYECRLPRLSKIKLLNAQARSKGVRRNIWAQRLVFFCIWITSRFTWLHNLIYSNDREGEEIINGWDGDMETRKVVEKLLPLL